From the genome of Acropora palmata chromosome 8, jaAcrPala1.3, whole genome shotgun sequence:
atttcgggtgtcacaattccctttacatcttcgcaacgccgaagTTCTAAGctatcaaacttcgcaatgcCCTTGGTCTTTCTTACCTTAAAAACGTTATAAAGTTTGCAGTTTGACGACTGGCTTTTTGGGCCCGAAAGCttctcgggacttttgagaaacaggcttCAGGACGATTTTTCGACCGGTCGAAAATTCTTGCGGTTAGGTGTTCCGTCCACATGGAACCACGCTTACCATGCAAAAGTTCATACGCCTAGCCGTTCAAACATTCCGACGTCAAACTCAGGGACGAATTTTTAGCCAGTACGGTCAATAATTTAAGCGGCACCGTGGGGACACCTTGAGGTTTATTTGAATGGAACCGTGAGAACTTACCTGAAAGAAGAGAGAAAGGAAGTCGTGATTTTTCCCCTTTGTTCCTTCCTTGAAACGTTGAAAATATCATCTTGCAAATGGCAATGACATGTGAGGCTGCCGCGCACAAAGGCGGCGATGTGCTGGCGTCCTGTTCATATCATTCGTCCAAGAGAAATATTTGTCTCGATCAGATTTGGTAACTACTTACAAGGCTTGAAATTCAACCGGTTAGTAGGTTCGCTGTGAATAGAACGGAAATATTACTCAGTTCTGAGTGAAAAACATGCCCggttcagtttttcaactggTCTAAAATTCGTTAAGTAAAGTGTAAACGTAGCCTAAATTTGAGGGAAGATACGTCTGGAAGAAGATTCCGGAAGATACGTCACAGAAATCTGCTGaaatgcgtgccgcacgatTGTTTTCCCtcattcagccaatcatattattgatttatgacgttgccgtcgttttAGCAAGTATTGCGGAATTCAactttgcttttatttgtGTCAAATAATATTCAACCTGCCGCAAGAGCATCATGACAGTTGTATTTTGAAGTGTTTTCTCGTCCTTCCCTTTctatctttatttatttattatacaatttttgtatttcagcATGTAGAGCCGTCGTTATTACATCCAAGAAGAACATTACACAATCTTTACACGTGCGTGAATTCTTTACAACTTGGAAGGTACGCTGAAAGAAAGCATAAAATCACTTTTTGTTCGGGTCTTTTGTTACTCCCAGCGTGATATCGATAAAGGGGCTGTGAGTGTGGTCACTGGATTTTCTCGCAGTTGCTTAAGTCCCGTTTACGTGACCAAAGTGTCGAAGTTTTCTCCCTCGTGACCAGCAACCTTATTTGTTTCCTGAAACAAGTGAATTAATTTACATAACATTTAGTTTAATTTCCACAGGATGACCTTGGTTAGCACTAGATAACATGGGGTGAAGTAGAACCGAACGAAAATCGTTTTTCCCGATGTCGACTCGGACTTCATCGTCGTTGTCTCGTGACAAATAAATATGGCGGGATAAATCGCATCGCCATAGCAGAGAGAGCATCCCTTGAAGGAGTTCATCGACAGTCTCCATATTCCGCCATACTGGACGACGAAGACGtcagagacatcggaaaacacgattttcgttcggtTCTACCCTCTTTACCCTATGTTACCAAATGGTAACCGACAACCTTGGCGCACCAATATGGAGGccgtctttttgttttgaaacactGCTGACCGATATGTGAAGACGACTCTAACTGCAACGTCAGTAATATGATTAATTGAATGATGACACGTGCAGCACACACTTTAGTACGTtactttgacgtagtctgccaaactaCAACATGAGAATTAAAGTTTTAACTACAGCGCGAGCTCAAAACAGGGAATCTTACATTATCTCTTCTACTCTCAAAACCATTCTCTCCAATACAGTTCTTGGATACTTTGTGTTCACATCTCGTCGTTTGTTCCAATTGTAGCcttgttcgtttgtttgttttcagagGAGGGTCATTTCAATGTCACCCCGAGTTAATATCGATTAGAGACGAAAGCAACGACAGTGACCACAGCGACTTATCTTCGGAAGAGGCGTGCAGTGAATCGGATGCCGAATGGGAAAATCTACCCGCGAACCTAGTTCACACCACGGAATTGATCACTGTCCAAAGTTCCACGTCACAATCTTCGTCATCAGGagacagcgaaaaaaaggATGAGCCCGCAACAGCCGCGAGCTTGGTCAGCTCCGCGGCTGCTTCTGTTGCTGCTTTGTGGCCATGGAAGAAATGAAGTCATTATTTGTTTCTTGATTCTTGTTCCTACAAGAAGAAATATGGAATTACGTGCCAGCATCAGCTACTCGAGTGTTTTGATTGGGATGGCGTCCCGCTACCCGTCATCTGACTCGGTTTTGGAGCGGAGCCCAGGAGCTTTTATAGCTTGAAACTGTTGCGTTTGTTGAAAGCTGTGATAAGCAGCCTTAAATAATGGCTGCCTCATATATTTTGCGCAATTTGTCTCAAGTAACAATATGTGACAGAGTTCACGCGACCTTCCAACGTCGTTCCCAGGTTCTTCTCGCTCTATTCAACCTGGAAACGAAGTGGGAAAGATATTCTAAAAAATCACGGTTTCTATTGGATgtgaattacgtcaccagctAGATTAGGAATTGGGTTATGACTCCGTTGCCCACAAGAGACCATTAAGCAAAATACTGGTATTCCTGTGAACATTCTCCACCCATTTTCGGGGCATCTGAGCAAGCTTTATAGACTCACATATGTCTCCTGTTGACTGTGTTCGATTTGTGCTGAAGTCGGTTAGGCTCTGTTGTATTGTCCAAGTTTTATGTTGTGAACTCTCGCTCTGAAGTCAGCTTTTCCCCGGCGAATCAAATTATAAGTCGCTCTTTGTGAAACAAGCAAAGCTCATCAGAAATCTATCTTTTTTACGTAGCCAAGGTATAGTGCCGAGATATTTATCCATGTACCAAGTGCTGGATTAAAGAATTCAATTGAATGTGATGGACATTTTTTTATTCGTGTATTCCGGCTTTGATAGTGTAGACATCACGAGGTTACAAGGGCCTGGTAACGACCCAGGCCCAGTCTTACTTCCTCTGCCGCTGGTTTTCGTTCGATAGCGTGCGGTTCTTTATTTAATCGGATGTAGTCAGCAAATTACGGACTAACTTTTAAGCATTAGTCGTTGAGGGTTTACAATCGCGTGTATTCTTGCCAGACGTCGTAAATCTAGGTGGTGATCCAGTGCAGCTCCGGCGATGTAAAACAACCAGGTTTTCTTGACTTACGTGAAGGAGAATTTAAAGGCTTGGTTGTTCAAAGTTTAGTGATGTGTAAAAAACTCCCATGTCACACcgtgaaaactgaaaattatagAAACTGAagttacaaaaatgaaaattcaaatgaaactaaaaaaaaaaaaacaaaaaaagtacaaTCCAAGTCGTAAGAAACGTAACGCAAAAAAACAAGCTATTTACAAGCGGAAACTCCTGTCATGTTTACTTTGCTTATGACCAACCTGGCTATTTTACAAACCAGTGAACTGAGAAAAGCAAACTTTGTCGGGTATATGACTGTGTATTATTCTTGAATTTGCATGACAAAGTCGCCGGACTGTCATTTACAATCAGCATATTCGTTTTAGATCTGTCGCATCTTATCCATACTATTGGTAACCAATAGAGTGtaacatgaaaatttattgtGGTTTTATTACGATCACATAATTACAATGACTGCTGCacattaatttgcatttgtagGTGTTTAAACCAGTCCTTGCATtagcctgcgtagcaagcgtttccgTGGGGTTTCCGTGGGGTTTCCGTGGGGTTTCCGTGCAAATTTCGATGTTTTGGCCGCGCGAAAATTAAGCTCTCGCCTTAATTTTCGCGCGGCCAAAACATCGAAATCTGCACGGAAGCCCCACGGAAACCCCAcggaaacgcttgctacgcaGACTATCCTTACATTTACTTTTGCGATATTTTAGGATTTTCTTTCTGTTCATTATCGTTCAGGTCCGTGCTTTTCGTCTCTTGCGCGACAGGCTTTCGTTGCATTGGTGTAGTTTTATTAGCCTTGTACCCAAGTAAGAGCTTCAAGGCTCTGCGATAGTTCGCTTGTCTGTAGAAGTAAATCCAAGTATTGACAGATGAGTTGGCGAACCCCAAAGTTGCGAACCAAAAATATAAGCTGCTGTGATTTCGCCTGGAATCATCAAAGCTTATTACAACCGCAATGGGCAACCaacacaatgaaaacaaaagaacgaCCCAAGCGATAGTTTTTGCAACTTGCTTATTTCTCAGATTCAAACCTACAGCCATGTTGCCTCTTCCCTGGTCGTCGTGAAAAGAGCTGATCCCCAGAGAACTTCTGCGCACTTTAATGACAGTAAATACGCCGCTGATTATGATGGTAGTGTAGCATACTCCAACTGCTAGCGTTTGGAGGCTGTTGGGCACAAGAGGTGGCCCTTGATACAGCATTTCCAGAAGGGGAAGGCACAACGAAATAATCCATGTTTCAACGATAAGGATCTTGACTGTTGTAACAGTGACCCACATCTTGTGTTTGAGAGGATAGCAGATGGCGAAACAGCGATCCATGCTTAACTTTGTAAGTGTTAAAAGGGAGGCAGAAACTGAGAAATATGCCACAAGAATCACAATTAACATGGGGAGGGCAAATAAACACGGAGGAAAGAAACCTTGAATTAAGACAAACACAAGAACTGGCATAACCACGGATGTTACCACAAGATCAGTAACCGCAACGTTTGATATCAATAATCCGCAGACGGTCTTAAGGCTTGGTGTCCGAAAGatgacaaaaataagaaatacatTTCCCAGTGATCCTGCGAAAGCAAGGCATGAGTGACAAATAGAGGCCAAAATTTCTCCTTCGAACCCAATTCCTATTCTACACTGTTCATTGTTGCTGTGATTTCCGTCCATGGTTCGGTTTCGAACTGTTAGTTGAAGCACAGTGTAATAGAACAGCTGGGTACTAAGATTTTTCTACTTTCTGTGAAGGATACAAGTCTTTTTGACTCAACAGCtcactttgaaacaattttcaatttccttttccCTCGGTTTTGGTCATTTTTAATTGAGCAACGAATACGATCATGCTTTTCGATGAGTTTGTGCTTTTGTGACCAACCACGAATAATTTGTTTCCCAAAGACATGACACCCAGCAAATGAGTTTCTCAGCGGAGAGATCAAGGCCGGAAAGTTAAAATGATTTATGAATCTATGGTTGTTTCTATGTTTGGTTACCAATTAACAAAGACAGTAACAATCACAAAAGACTAAAAGGTTCCCGAATTGTGTCCGGTCGAGTTAGTAATCCAATATTCGTTACTAACAATTTGGAATTCTTAATTATACGTTTTCCATAACCAGCACGCTTGATGAAAATGGCATGAGGAACTAGGAGTGTAAGAATCAAGGCATGAAATATATCCGTTTGCTGCTAATTCCCGTGAAACGGCTGTATGAGAAACTGGAAAAcccttgaaattttaaaacaacaacaagtttaaTAATTTACTCGACTTCGACTTACGACTTTGGCGTGGAAGTTTCCTTCAGaaaatcatgaaaatgaaaagatttcaaCCAATTCTAAATTTTTTCGGTAATACGTTTGTTTATTCAACACTTTTGTCACAACCCTTGTTTGcagttgcaaagaaaaaaattgcaaacgaaaacaaaaggaaagcaaaaacaatttaaaaaattgaaagttcaAATGTTAATGTTAATGCAAATTTAATGTCGAACACAAGGAGTGCTTGCGCAATTATCCGAACCAGAGGCTCATGACAAAGTGCTGACAATAATCcagatcgaattggaatttggaaatgttggtttttgaggcgaggggaaaaccggagtacccggagaaaaacctctcggagcaagGAAGacaaccaacaacaaactcaacccacatatgccGCTTggtccgggaatcgaacccgggacACACTGGTTGGAGGCGAGCGCTCTGagcactgcgccatccctgctccaAGGAACCTCGCGTTTTTGTCGAGGAAGGGTAGGGTAGggtaaatttatttatatacGATATGTATAAAAGCTGaaagcttgtggggtcgtgtACAATAAATTACTTAGATATTAAACGATAgataaaatgttttttacaCAAATTACAATACATTACTTAGATCAGTggttaaaatataaataaaatgaacttttaCAATATATATCAATAGGACATAGAAAAACTAACTTAAAAATGCTTATTAGCAAATAAGCAACCTGGCTGTTTGACGTACcagtgaagaaaaacaaacttgtaCTAATAAATTGCATATAGTTCTATTATCTGAACCAAACTTCTATATGTTTATAAGCCCTCATTGTTGCGCTATTTTACGTAtcattgaagaaaaacaaacttgtaCTGATAAATTGCAAGTACTTCTATTCTCCGAACCAAACTTCTATACTTTTATAAGCCCTCATTGTTGGGTCTATGGTTTTAAAATGCGAGGAAGCGTTCACTTTGCTACAATATCCTAAATTTGATTTTCCTGCAATTGCTTTTAAACCAGAAAGCCTCAAGTCTAATCTACAAATAACTTAGGAGTTTACCCAAGTTATATTTAAAACTAAATCTAATTCAGTTCCTTTATAATCCCTAGATTCCCAGAAACACTGTCAATAACGGAAAGTCTGCGAAATAAGTTCACAAACCGCTGAAGAAAGCCGCAGCATTGAGTTCTACTTTTCGCCGGAACTTTCAGCCATCAGCGCAGGATAtatgaaacatattaaaacaATGAAGTGAAGAAAAGAATTGACGTCTTCCTTTGGGCACAGCACTGTAATTGGCATTCTCGACTGCGATAAATTAGTGTTTTTGTAACGATGCAAGTTGTGCAACGTCTTGTAGCATCAGCCAATGAAGACCCTGTTTTCATCATCGAAGCGACAGAAGTAAAAGAGACATGAGaagaaagaagtgttatatgaagtgcggtgtttgaaatcaactgaagatatgatcctcctttcacgggaaaacatgagcccaacaaattgacctgctctcaactgtgtgacttcatagctcagttggttagagcactgcaccggcatcgcagaggtcatgggttcgaatcccgttgagtcacctgaatttttcaggttcatgagacaattgcttaaattgtccagcaagtgcgaggatcatatcttcagttgaagACATGAGAAGAGTCCACACGTTCAAGCTTTCATCTTACTGATTAGGCCTAAGTTCCCATTTACGGATTTAGCCCAACAaccaaaactttgaaaaaagttgcgagaaaagagaaaaacgtCTGAAGTAATAGTGTCCGAGAGCCCTATTCGTGTTTGGCTCTAACTTCTCGCATTAGCTGCATATGTTGTCGTACAATCTCCTCCACAACAGTAGGATCTGCCAAGGTTGACACGTCACCTAACTCGTCCGGTTTGTCTTGAGCTACTTTTCTCAAAATTCGCCGCATAATTTTCCCTGAGCGTGTTTTGGGAAGCCCTGACACGACCTAGAACCGAGAATAGAAAGCAAAGATCAAGTTTATCCCATGGCAATGGCGAGCTAATTTGAGTATACGGAAAGAATAGAGTTCGCGGACGCGTTCAAATCGACaagcaagaaaataatgaaaaaaattctcagtAATTtgcgactttttttttcatataagGCCTCATCAGTACTCGGATGAGGAGGAATGAGTTTGGAATATTGTTGTAGCACCCTGTTACGTCGTTCCTTCTAGCATAGTTAATGAAGGATTAACTATGCTTCTAGTAGTACTATAAAGAACCCCAATGACAGTCAGGAAAGGGCATCAGTTAATTACGTTCTCCAAATAACTGAACCAGAAAAAATTATGTGTTTCTAGGAATACTCTTCGCACGCCCTGCACGTGCAAAGAACCAAGCACGCGCAGAGCGTGCGAGTGCTGTGTTTAAGAAACGatgacgggaacggcaacgacaacgccacaaatcaatgatttgattggttgaattaaGAAAGATAATCGTGCAGCACGTGccgcacgctttttggtgaaatgttttgacgtagtctgccaaacgaccacgtgaaatattcatttttgaGGTTATGACAACGCAAACCCgaagcagtaaatctttcattctttgcctttacataaGAACCATTCATGCAAGCGAAAGTACACTTCACCTATTTCGTGCCACGtcaccaacatggaataatagCAAAACTCTTAACCCAACGTTAAGTTCTATTTTTATGTGACATTTTCGATCCAGCAGCCGTCGTGGCTTCTTAAACACCCTAATATAACATGGCAGAAGAATCCTTTCAAGATTAGTTTACAATCAAGAGATAACCGGTCATATTGATTGGGTTAACCAAAGGGAAAAATGTATTGTTTAAACCAATGTGGCGGCCATGCTGGGTCCCATGCTGTCACGTGAAAATCATCTGAGGGCCTAAAACTGAGTAAAACTAAAAAcggacaaataaaacacaaaaatatcaaaaaataCCTGGATCACTTCCGGTATTGCAAAAGAGCCTATCTTTTGTCGCACAATGTCCTTGAGATCTTTCCTTAAGTCCTCTGCGCTTATTGTGGAGTCATCTTTTAATATCGCATAAGCATATACACCTAAGGTGAGAAAATTGAAGCAGGGCTTGGTAAAAGCCGTTTTTGGCTCCCTGAACCGAAACGCTTCGGCTTCGCACATGTG
Proteins encoded in this window:
- the LOC141889629 gene encoding kappa-type opioid receptor-like; amino-acid sequence: MDGNHSNNEQCRIGIGFEGEILASICHSCLAFAGSLGNVFLIFVIFRTPSLKTVCGLLISNVAVTDLVVTSVVMPVLVFVLIQGFFPPCLFALPMLIVILVAYFSVSASLLTLTKLSMDRCFAICYPLKHKMWVTVTTVKILIVETWIISLCLPLLEMLYQGPPLVPNSLQTLAVGVCYTTIIISGVFTVIKVRRSSLGISSFHDDQGRGNMAVGLNLRNKQVAKTIAWVVLLFSLCWLPIAVVISFDDSRRNHSSLYFWFATLGFANSSVNTWIYFYRQANYRRALKLLLGYKANKTTPMQRKPVAQETKSTDLNDNEQKENPKISQK